From Streptomyces sp. NBC_00775, one genomic window encodes:
- a CDS encoding GHMP family kinase ATP-binding protein: MMVDHSDWRVGVASAPVHHGEILQGVFTGEGGLTRGLVTLPCTIHTTRATFIPAPGPEVTVSPEWKGKARRAAELAVRAVTPPDAGPWGGHLELTGDVPLCRGFGSSTSDVLAAIWAVKDAFVSPLPPQEVARLAVRAETASDSLMFEESTVLFAQREGAVIEDFGYRMPPVRVLGFGSRPEGGGRGVDTLAFAPASYGQEEIDLFARLRDMLREAIQMKDVALLGSVATASTEINQRHLPIPGLDRIRDIARTSGALGVQAAHSGDIAGLLFDRDDPDVEARAALAQRLLQEIGIDEQWNYTTGD, translated from the coding sequence ATGATGGTGGATCATTCCGACTGGCGTGTCGGGGTCGCTTCGGCCCCCGTCCATCACGGCGAGATTCTGCAAGGCGTGTTCACCGGTGAGGGAGGACTCACCAGGGGTCTCGTCACCCTTCCCTGCACCATCCACACGACCAGAGCCACCTTCATCCCCGCCCCCGGTCCCGAGGTCACCGTCTCACCCGAGTGGAAGGGCAAGGCGCGGCGCGCGGCGGAACTCGCCGTCCGGGCCGTGACGCCGCCGGACGCCGGGCCCTGGGGCGGCCATCTGGAACTGACCGGCGATGTGCCGCTGTGCCGCGGGTTCGGCTCGTCGACGAGCGATGTGCTGGCCGCGATCTGGGCGGTGAAGGACGCGTTCGTCAGCCCGTTGCCGCCGCAGGAGGTGGCCCGGCTGGCCGTGCGCGCCGAGACCGCCTCCGACTCCCTGATGTTCGAGGAGTCCACCGTGCTGTTCGCACAGCGCGAGGGCGCGGTGATCGAGGACTTCGGCTACCGGATGCCGCCGGTCCGGGTGCTGGGCTTCGGCTCCCGCCCCGAGGGCGGCGGGCGGGGCGTGGACACGCTGGCGTTCGCGCCGGCGAGCTACGGCCAGGAGGAGATCGACCTCTTCGCCCGGCTGCGGGACATGCTCCGGGAGGCCATCCAGATGAAGGACGTCGCGCTGCTGGGTTCGGTGGCGACGGCGAGTACGGAGATCAACCAGCGTCATCTGCCGATACCCGGGCTCGACCGGATCCGGGACATCGCCCGGACCTCCGGCGCGCTGGGCGTGCAGGCGGCGCACAGCGGAGACATCGCGGGCCTCCTCTTCGACCGGGACGACCCGGACGTCGAAGCCCGCGCCGCGCTGGCCCAGCGCCTCCTGCAAGAGATCGGTATCGACGAGCAGTGGAACTACACGACCGGTGACTGA
- the argH gene encoding argininosuccinate lyase, with translation MSTATASGVDTGRLKAALDAEAHRIVYASYLPDDAADDGLGAELRCISEVDRAHLVMLTERGIVDAARAGQLLRAIEELREQNFGPVRGRPMPRGVYLAYEGHLIEQLGDETGGILHTGRSRNDLNATTTRLKVRTPYLALLDAVDTLAAVLLAKAEEYADVTMPAYTHGQPAVPITYGHYLAGVAGAVLRAYGGLLDAGRQIDVNPLGAGAIGGTSVPIDPARTAELLGFTSAAPNSVDAVASRDFVLQLLSASAVLGVALARIARDLSTWTSEESGLLRVGDTLVGSSSMMPQKRNPFLLEHIQGRSTASLGAFMSAASAMTTGGYTNAIAVGTEAVRHLWPGLSDTTDAVTLLRLVVAGTEPERERMEQRAVDGFTSATYLAERLVLEGTPFRAAHHQVGETVLAALDSGRSLADTSDFAGDLAPDRVARDCAHGGGPGSDGLPPLTTQLGVLHTELVARRIRWSGAESLLTEAVQKAVLT, from the coding sequence ATGAGCACCGCGACAGCATCCGGTGTCGACACCGGGCGGCTCAAGGCAGCCCTCGACGCCGAGGCGCACCGCATCGTCTACGCCTCGTACCTGCCGGACGACGCGGCGGACGACGGGCTCGGTGCGGAGCTGCGGTGCATCAGCGAGGTGGACCGTGCGCATCTGGTCATGCTGACCGAGCGCGGCATCGTGGACGCCGCCCGTGCCGGGCAACTGCTGCGGGCGATCGAGGAGTTGCGCGAGCAGAACTTCGGGCCGGTGCGCGGCAGGCCGATGCCGCGCGGCGTGTACCTGGCGTACGAGGGCCACCTCATCGAGCAGTTGGGCGACGAGACCGGCGGCATCCTGCACACCGGCCGCTCCCGCAACGACCTCAACGCCACCACCACCCGGCTGAAGGTCCGCACCCCCTATCTGGCGCTGCTGGACGCGGTGGACACCCTCGCCGCGGTGCTCCTGGCGAAGGCCGAGGAGTACGCGGACGTGACGATGCCGGCGTACACGCACGGCCAGCCCGCCGTGCCGATCACCTACGGGCACTACCTGGCGGGTGTCGCCGGCGCGGTACTGCGCGCGTACGGCGGACTCCTCGACGCGGGCCGGCAGATCGACGTCAACCCGCTCGGCGCGGGCGCCATCGGCGGCACCTCCGTGCCGATCGACCCCGCCCGCACGGCGGAACTCCTCGGCTTCACCTCGGCCGCGCCCAACTCGGTGGACGCCGTGGCCTCCCGGGACTTCGTCCTCCAGCTGCTGTCCGCGTCCGCCGTGCTCGGCGTCGCGCTCGCCCGTATCGCGCGCGATCTGAGCACCTGGACGTCGGAGGAGTCCGGGCTGCTGCGGGTGGGCGACACGCTGGTGGGTTCGAGCTCGATGATGCCGCAGAAGCGCAACCCGTTCCTGCTGGAGCACATCCAGGGCCGGTCCACCGCGAGCCTGGGCGCGTTCATGAGCGCGGCCTCCGCGATGACGACCGGCGGCTACACCAACGCCATCGCGGTCGGCACCGAGGCCGTACGCCACCTCTGGCCGGGCCTGAGCGACACCACCGACGCGGTCACGCTGCTGCGCCTGGTCGTGGCGGGCACGGAACCGGAGCGGGAGCGGATGGAGCAGCGGGCCGTGGACGGGTTCACCTCGGCGACGTACCTGGCGGAACGCCTGGTCCTGGAGGGCACGCCGTTCCGGGCGGCGCACCACCAGGTGGGCGAGACCGTCCTCGCGGCGCTGGACTCCGGCCGGTCGCTCGCGGACACTTCCGACTTCGCGGGCGATCTCGCCCCGGACCGGGTCGCCCGGGACTGCGCCCACGGTGGCGGACCGGGCAGCGATGGGCTACCGCCCCTCACCACGCAACTCGGTGTGCTTCACACTGAGTTGGTCGCCCGGCGGATCCGCTGGTCGGGCGCCGAATCGCTTCTCACCGAAGCCGTTCAGAAGGCGGTACTTACATGA
- a CDS encoding acetolactate synthase large subunit gives MSNAVQEAPAARLPQVRTRTPERSSVAVEHVTGAQSLVRSLEEVGADTVFGIPGGCILPAYDPLMDSERVRHVLVRHEQGAGHAATGYAQATGKVGVCMATSGPGATNLVTPIADAHMDSVPLVAITGQVPSKSIGTDAFQEADIVGITMPITKHNFLVTRADDIPKTIAEAFHIAATGRPGPVLVDITKDALQEKTTFSWPPRADLPGYRPVTRPHPRRIAEAAKLLNQSERPVLYVGGGVLKAKATDELRILAELTGAPVVTTLMALGAFPGSHPQHVGMPGMHGDVAAVTALQKADLIVALGARFDDRVTGKLDTFAPYAKVVHADIDPAEIGKNRFANVPIVGDAREVITALTTAVRAEHEDGHRGDYANWWRDLNRWRTTYPRGYDLPSDGTLSPQLVIERIGQLAPEGTLFASGVGQHQMWAAQFLPHEEPGTWFNSGGAGTMGYSVPAAMGAKAGRPDRTVWAIDGDGCFQMTNQELTTCALNNIPIKVAVINNGALGMVRQWQNLFYGARFSNTVLHDGATNAETGSTRGLGSAANRGTRVPDFVLLSEAMGCVGLRCETPEELDAVIDKANSINDRPVVVDFIVHEDAMVWPMVPAGTSNDDIMAARDVRPDFGDSADD, from the coding sequence ATGTCAAACGCTGTGCAAGAGGCCCCCGCGGCCCGCCTCCCGCAGGTGCGGACCCGCACCCCCGAGCGTTCCTCCGTCGCCGTCGAGCACGTCACGGGCGCGCAGTCCCTCGTCCGCTCGCTCGAAGAGGTGGGCGCGGACACCGTGTTCGGCATTCCCGGCGGTTGCATCCTGCCGGCGTACGACCCGCTGATGGACTCCGAGCGGGTACGGCATGTGCTCGTCCGGCACGAGCAGGGCGCGGGTCACGCGGCCACGGGCTACGCGCAGGCCACCGGCAAGGTCGGCGTCTGCATGGCGACCTCGGGACCGGGCGCCACCAACCTGGTGACGCCGATCGCCGACGCCCACATGGACTCGGTGCCGCTCGTGGCGATCACCGGGCAGGTTCCCTCCAAGTCGATCGGCACGGACGCCTTCCAGGAGGCGGACATCGTCGGCATCACCATGCCGATCACCAAGCACAACTTCCTGGTCACCAGGGCCGATGACATCCCGAAGACGATCGCGGAAGCCTTCCACATCGCGGCCACGGGACGCCCCGGCCCGGTCCTGGTCGACATCACCAAGGACGCCCTCCAGGAAAAGACCACCTTCAGCTGGCCGCCCCGTGCGGACCTGCCCGGCTACCGCCCGGTGACCCGGCCGCACCCCCGCCGGATCGCCGAGGCGGCCAAGCTGCTGAACCAGTCCGAGCGCCCCGTGCTCTACGTCGGCGGCGGCGTCCTCAAGGCCAAGGCCACCGACGAGCTGCGGATCCTCGCCGAGCTGACCGGCGCTCCCGTGGTCACCACCCTGATGGCACTCGGCGCGTTCCCCGGCAGCCACCCGCAGCACGTGGGCATGCCGGGCATGCACGGCGACGTGGCCGCCGTCACCGCACTGCAGAAGGCCGATCTGATCGTCGCCCTCGGCGCCCGCTTCGACGACCGTGTCACCGGCAAGCTCGACACGTTCGCCCCGTACGCCAAGGTCGTGCACGCCGACATCGACCCGGCCGAGATAGGCAAGAACCGTTTCGCGAACGTGCCGATCGTGGGAGATGCGCGCGAGGTCATCACCGCGCTGACGACAGCGGTGCGCGCGGAGCACGAGGACGGCCACCGGGGTGACTACGCGAACTGGTGGCGGGACCTCAACCGCTGGCGCACCACCTACCCGCGCGGCTACGACCTGCCCTCGGACGGCACCCTCTCCCCGCAGCTGGTCATCGAGCGCATCGGCCAACTCGCCCCCGAGGGCACGCTGTTCGCGTCCGGGGTCGGCCAGCACCAGATGTGGGCGGCGCAGTTCCTCCCGCACGAGGAGCCGGGCACCTGGTTCAACTCGGGCGGCGCAGGAACGATGGGCTACTCGGTGCCGGCCGCGATGGGCGCCAAGGCCGGCCGCCCGGACCGGACCGTCTGGGCGATCGACGGCGACGGCTGCTTCCAGATGACCAACCAGGAACTCACCACCTGCGCCCTGAACAACATCCCCATCAAGGTCGCCGTCATCAACAACGGCGCCCTCGGCATGGTCCGCCAGTGGCAGAACCTCTTCTACGGCGCCCGGTTCTCCAACACCGTGCTGCACGACGGCGCGACCAACGCCGAGACCGGTTCGACGCGGGGCCTGGGCTCCGCCGCCAACCGCGGCACCCGCGTCCCGGACTTCGTCCTGCTCTCCGAGGCGATGGGCTGCGTGGGCCTGCGCTGCGAGACCCCGGAGGAACTGGACGCGGTCATCGACAAGGCCAACTCGATCAACGACCGCCCTGTGGTGGTGGACTTCATCGTCCACGAGGACGCGATGGTGTGGCCGATGGTCCCTGCCGGCACTTCCAACGACGACATCATGGCCGCCCGCGACGTCCGCCCCGACTTCGGCGACTCCGCGGACGACTGA
- a CDS encoding 4'-phosphopantetheinyl transferase family protein, translating to METTLPWVVRELPPPGSLDLWLLRVSDVPAGILDEAVLDATERQRAAALMHAADRTRFTAAHVALRRLLGTYLGLRPEEIHFGRDTCPCCGGPHGRPTVLGAGRELFFSLSHRGDLALVGTAVAPIGVDVDLVSDQTATAELASMLHVDEQAELDALAPELRPRALARLWTRKEAYLKGLGSGLGRDPSLDYVGTGGPQGPYPPSGWTLLDVPVDRGYAAAVAVRGELNVTAPTISRLSVLDVVEYTTELSGLELPSGPDVVRKPHDALQTARTPP from the coding sequence GTGGAAACAACCCTGCCGTGGGTCGTTCGTGAGCTGCCACCCCCTGGCTCACTGGACCTCTGGCTCCTGAGGGTCTCGGATGTCCCCGCCGGCATCCTGGACGAGGCGGTGCTCGACGCGACCGAGCGTCAGCGCGCCGCCGCCCTCATGCACGCGGCCGACCGAACCCGGTTCACGGCCGCGCATGTCGCACTACGTCGGCTGCTCGGAACGTATTTGGGTCTGCGTCCCGAGGAGATCCACTTCGGCCGGGACACCTGTCCCTGCTGCGGCGGACCGCACGGCCGCCCGACCGTTCTCGGCGCGGGCCGCGAGTTGTTCTTCTCGCTGTCCCACCGGGGCGACCTGGCGCTCGTCGGTACGGCCGTCGCTCCGATCGGAGTCGACGTGGACCTGGTGTCGGACCAGACGGCCACCGCCGAACTGGCCTCGATGCTGCACGTGGATGAACAGGCGGAACTGGACGCGCTGGCACCTGAGTTGCGCCCGCGTGCCCTGGCCCGCCTGTGGACCCGCAAAGAGGCTTACCTCAAGGGCCTCGGCTCGGGTCTGGGCCGCGACCCCTCGCTCGACTATGTCGGCACGGGGGGCCCGCAGGGCCCGTATCCGCCATCCGGCTGGACCCTGCTGGACGTTCCGGTGGACCGGGGCTACGCGGCGGCGGTGGCGGTGCGCGGTGAACTGAACGTCACCGCTCCCACCATCAGCAGGCTCTCCGTCCTGGACGTCGTGGAGTACACGACCGAACTCTCCGGTCTGGAGCTGCCCTCCGGTCCGGACGTCGTACGAAAGCCGCACGACGCCCTGCAGACGGCGAGGACCCCGCCCTGA
- a CDS encoding MFS transporter, whose product MTAPTLEPPPEITVKPKRGGLLHQRDFRLLWLGETTNRVGINITTVAMPLVAVVTLNASTFAVSVLAAAPWLPWLLIGLPAGAWVDRMRRRPLMLACNVGSLLLLASVPIAAWLDVLTMTQMLIVALLNGLAAVFFGISYKVYVPSIVERKDLQEANAKLQGSESVAQVAGLGGGGLLAGAFGAASGLLVNALTFLFSALCLSRIRAEEPRPEQPKERTPLRQDIKEGLQYTVKDPYLRILTGYGTVTNLLLTAYQAILPVFMIRQLMVAEGAVGWLLASSSIGGLLGATLAKRIADRHGTARGLQLATLFTAPFGLLIPMAGEGWQLVTLAIGSALLALGVVLANVIQGAFRQRYCPPQLLGRVTSCISVANFGAIPFGSLLGGALGTALGLRPTLWMLTAGLAVTPLILLIGPMRGRRDLPSAPDPSGGRDLTVEPSAA is encoded by the coding sequence ATGACTGCCCCGACGCTCGAACCACCCCCGGAGATCACCGTGAAACCCAAACGCGGCGGACTGCTGCACCAGCGCGACTTCCGCCTGCTGTGGCTGGGCGAGACAACCAACCGTGTCGGCATCAACATCACCACCGTCGCGATGCCGCTGGTCGCGGTGGTGACGCTCAACGCCAGCACGTTCGCCGTGAGTGTGCTGGCCGCCGCGCCCTGGCTGCCCTGGCTGCTGATCGGCCTGCCGGCCGGCGCCTGGGTGGACCGCATGCGGCGCAGACCCCTCATGCTGGCCTGCAACGTGGGCTCGCTGCTCCTCCTGGCCAGCGTGCCCATAGCCGCCTGGCTCGACGTCCTCACCATGACCCAGATGCTGATCGTCGCCCTGCTCAACGGCCTGGCGGCGGTGTTCTTCGGCATCTCCTACAAGGTGTACGTGCCCTCGATAGTCGAGCGGAAGGACCTCCAGGAGGCCAACGCCAAGCTTCAGGGCAGCGAGTCGGTGGCGCAGGTCGCGGGCCTGGGCGGCGGCGGCCTCCTCGCCGGGGCCTTCGGCGCCGCCTCCGGACTGCTGGTCAACGCGCTGACGTTCCTCTTCTCGGCCCTGTGCCTGTCCCGCATCCGCGCCGAGGAACCCCGACCCGAACAGCCCAAGGAGCGCACCCCGCTGCGCCAGGACATCAAGGAGGGCCTCCAGTACACGGTGAAGGACCCCTACCTGCGCATCCTGACGGGGTACGGCACCGTCACCAACCTGCTCCTGACGGCGTACCAGGCCATCCTGCCGGTCTTCATGATCCGGCAGCTGATGGTCGCGGAAGGCGCGGTCGGCTGGCTGCTGGCCTCCAGCAGCATCGGCGGACTCCTGGGCGCCACCCTGGCGAAGCGCATCGCCGACCGGCACGGAACCGCGCGCGGACTGCAGCTCGCCACGCTGTTCACCGCTCCCTTCGGCCTGCTCATTCCCATGGCGGGGGAGGGCTGGCAGCTGGTGACCCTGGCGATTGGCAGCGCACTCCTCGCCCTGGGCGTGGTACTGGCCAACGTGATCCAGGGAGCCTTCCGGCAGCGCTACTGCCCGCCGCAGCTCCTCGGCCGTGTCACTTCCTGCATATCGGTGGCCAACTTCGGTGCCATCCCCTTCGGTTCACTGCTCGGCGGCGCACTCGGCACGGCGCTCGGCCTCAGGCCGACGCTGTGGATGCTGACCGCCGGCCTGGCGGTGACCCCCCTGATTCTCCTGATCGGGCCGATGCGCGGCAGGCGCGACCTGCCTTCCGCACCCGACCCGTCGGGCGGACGCGACCTGACGGTCGAGCCCAGCGCAGCATGA
- a CDS encoding ATP-grasp domain-containing protein produces the protein MSGRLLLLIESNTTGTGRLFARRAAQRGVEPVLLCADPGRYPYAAEDGLRTVTVDTADEAALWMAVSELAGEAPIAGVLTSSEYYVPTAAAVAARLGLPGPEAEAVRACRDKSEQRRILAGAGVGVPGFAVVDEVVGAVAAAEACRLPVVVKPVQGSGSLGVRLCADAGEVAEHARTLLAATVNERGVAAPRRILVEEYLSGPEFSVEVFGTQAVVTVAKHVGPLPVFVEVGHDVPASLPAEAERALRETAVRAVEALGLGWGAAHVEMRLESTGAKVIEVNPRLAGGMIPELVRRACGIDLVLAQVLSALGETPELERGVYARASIRFLTAERDGILTHAGALDETVARARAVPNVVDAVVYRVPGEPVGPAEDFRGRIGHTIAVADHPAPAAEAADRGAALLAEAVSYTHLTATEALA, from the coding sequence ATGAGCGGGCGGCTACTGCTCCTGATCGAGAGCAACACCACCGGAACGGGGCGGCTGTTCGCGCGCCGCGCGGCCCAGCGCGGAGTGGAGCCGGTCCTGCTGTGCGCGGACCCGGGCCGCTATCCGTACGCCGCCGAGGACGGGCTGCGGACCGTCACCGTGGACACCGCGGACGAGGCCGCGCTGTGGATGGCGGTCTCCGAACTGGCCGGCGAGGCGCCCATCGCTGGTGTGCTGACCAGCTCCGAGTACTACGTCCCCACCGCGGCCGCGGTCGCCGCGCGGCTCGGTCTGCCGGGCCCCGAGGCCGAGGCCGTACGGGCCTGCCGCGACAAGTCCGAGCAGCGGCGGATCCTCGCCGGGGCGGGCGTCGGGGTGCCGGGCTTCGCCGTCGTCGACGAGGTCGTCGGCGCCGTGGCCGCCGCGGAGGCGTGCCGACTTCCGGTGGTGGTGAAGCCGGTGCAGGGCTCCGGGAGCCTCGGCGTGCGGCTGTGCGCGGACGCCGGCGAGGTGGCCGAGCACGCCCGGACGCTGCTGGCGGCCACCGTCAACGAGCGGGGGGTCGCGGCACCGCGCCGGATCCTGGTCGAGGAGTACCTGAGCGGACCGGAGTTCTCCGTCGAGGTGTTCGGCACCCAGGCGGTGGTGACGGTCGCCAAGCACGTCGGTCCGCTCCCCGTCTTCGTGGAGGTCGGCCACGACGTCCCGGCGTCCCTGCCGGCCGAGGCGGAACGCGCGCTGCGGGAGACCGCGGTGCGCGCCGTGGAGGCGCTCGGGCTCGGCTGGGGCGCGGCCCATGTGGAGATGCGCCTGGAGAGCACCGGCGCCAAGGTCATCGAGGTCAACCCGCGGCTCGCCGGCGGCATGATCCCCGAACTCGTGCGCAGGGCCTGCGGTATCGACCTGGTCCTCGCCCAGGTCCTGTCCGCGCTCGGCGAGACTCCCGAACTGGAGCGCGGCGTCTACGCCCGCGCCTCGATCCGCTTCCTGACCGCCGAGCGCGACGGCATCCTCACCCACGCCGGCGCGCTCGACGAGACCGTCGCCCGCGCCCGCGCCGTCCCGAACGTCGTGGACGCCGTCGTCTACCGCGTCCCGGGCGAACCCGTGGGCCCCGCCGAGGACTTCCGCGGCCGCATCGGCCACACCATCGCCGTCGCCGACCACCCCGCCCCGGCCGCCGAGGCCGCCGACCGGGGAGCCGCCCTGCTCGCCGAGGCCGTGTCGTACACACACCTGACCGCGACGGAGGCCCTCGCATGA
- a CDS encoding PLP-dependent cysteine synthase family protein encodes MTTTTLPKAHSSIVEATELPRIIKVSDNLYAAAFSLMKLLPARHIIDRAEADGLLSPGTPVIETSSGTFALGLAMVCGLRGYPLTIVGDSAIDRDLRTRLEMLGTTVEIVEHTGQPGGIQGARLARVEELRRLQPDAFVPGQYDNPDNPGAYSIVADLIGDTVGSVDCLVGPVGSGGSTGGLAASLRPGNPALHLVGVDTHGSIIFGTPDGPRTLRGLGSSIHPGNVKHAAYDEVHWVTAPEAFHATHELYRAHGLFMGPTSGASFQVASWWAEHNPGSTVVMVLPDEGYRYQSTVYNDAWLRAQGIVPAPAPGGPVTVEHPLDATAAWSRLLWARRGFDDVVMPEVDS; translated from the coding sequence ATGACGACGACGACTCTGCCGAAGGCTCACTCCTCGATCGTGGAGGCCACCGAGCTCCCACGCATCATCAAGGTGAGCGACAACCTCTACGCGGCGGCCTTCAGCCTGATGAAGCTGCTGCCCGCCCGCCACATCATCGACCGCGCCGAGGCCGACGGGCTGCTCTCCCCGGGCACCCCGGTCATCGAGACCTCCTCCGGGACGTTCGCCCTGGGCCTGGCCATGGTCTGCGGGCTGCGCGGCTATCCGCTGACCATCGTCGGCGACTCGGCCATCGACCGGGATCTGCGCACCCGCCTCGAAATGCTCGGCACGACGGTGGAGATCGTCGAGCACACCGGCCAGCCCGGCGGCATCCAGGGCGCACGCCTGGCCCGGGTGGAGGAGCTGCGCCGCCTCCAGCCCGACGCCTTCGTCCCCGGCCAGTACGACAACCCCGACAACCCGGGCGCGTACAGCATCGTCGCCGACCTGATCGGCGACACCGTCGGCTCCGTCGACTGCCTGGTGGGCCCGGTGGGTTCGGGCGGTTCGACGGGCGGGCTCGCCGCGTCGCTGCGGCCCGGAAACCCGGCGCTGCACCTGGTCGGCGTGGACACGCACGGCAGCATCATCTTCGGCACCCCCGACGGGCCCCGCACGCTGCGCGGACTCGGCAGCAGCATCCACCCGGGCAACGTCAAGCACGCGGCGTACGACGAGGTCCACTGGGTGACGGCCCCCGAGGCGTTCCACGCGACCCACGAGCTCTACCGCGCGCACGGCCTGTTCATGGGACCGACCAGCGGGGCCTCCTTCCAGGTGGCGTCCTGGTGGGCGGAGCACAACCCAGGGAGCACCGTGGTGATGGTGCTGCCGGACGAGGGCTACCGCTACCAGTCCACGGTCTACAACGATGCCTGGCTGCGCGCCCAGGGCATCGTCCCGGCGCCCGCCCCGGGCGGCCCGGTCACCGTCGAGCACCCGCTCGACGCGACCGCAGCCTGGTCCCGGCTGCTGTGGGCGCGCCGCGGCTTCGACGACGTGGTCATGCCGGAGGTCGACTCATGA
- the ilvC gene encoding ketol-acid reductoisomerase, whose translation MPAELFYDADADLSIIQGRKVAVIGYGSQGHAHALSLRDSGVDVRVGLHEGSKSKAKAEEQGLRVVTPSEAAAEADVIMILVPDPIQAQVYEESIKDNLKDGDALFFGHGLNIRFGFIKPPAGIDVCMVAPKGPGHLVRRQYEEGRGVPCIAAVEQDATGSAFPLALSYAKGIGGTRAGVIKTTFTEETETDLFGEQAVLCGGTAALVKAGFETLTEAGYQPEIAYFECLHELKLIVDLMYEGGLEKMRWSVSETAEWGDYVTGPRIITDATKAEMKKVLAEIQDGTFAREWMAEYHGGLKKYNEYKSQDEKSLLETTGKELRKLMSWVNDEA comes from the coding sequence ATGCCCGCCGAGCTGTTCTACGACGCCGACGCCGACCTGTCCATCATCCAGGGCCGCAAGGTCGCGGTCATCGGCTACGGCAGCCAGGGCCACGCCCACGCGCTGTCGCTGCGCGACTCGGGTGTGGACGTCCGCGTCGGTCTGCACGAGGGCTCCAAGTCCAAGGCGAAGGCCGAGGAGCAGGGCCTGCGCGTGGTGACGCCGTCGGAGGCCGCCGCCGAGGCCGACGTCATCATGATCCTGGTGCCGGACCCGATCCAGGCCCAGGTCTACGAGGAGTCCATCAAGGACAACCTGAAGGACGGCGACGCGCTGTTCTTCGGCCACGGCCTGAACATCCGCTTCGGCTTCATCAAGCCCCCGGCCGGCATCGACGTGTGCATGGTCGCCCCGAAGGGCCCGGGCCACCTGGTCCGCCGCCAGTACGAGGAGGGCCGCGGCGTTCCCTGCATCGCGGCCGTCGAGCAGGACGCGACCGGTTCCGCGTTCCCGCTGGCTCTGTCGTACGCCAAGGGCATCGGCGGCACCCGCGCCGGCGTCATCAAGACGACGTTCACCGAGGAGACCGAGACCGACCTGTTCGGTGAGCAGGCCGTCCTCTGTGGTGGTACGGCCGCGCTGGTCAAGGCGGGCTTCGAGACGCTGACCGAGGCCGGCTACCAGCCGGAGATCGCGTACTTCGAGTGCCTCCACGAGCTGAAGCTCATCGTCGACCTCATGTACGAGGGCGGCCTGGAGAAGATGCGCTGGTCGGTCTCCGAGACCGCCGAGTGGGGCGACTACGTCACCGGCCCGCGGATCATCACGGACGCCACCAAGGCCGAGATGAAGAAGGTCCTCGCCGAGATCCAGGACGGGACGTTCGCCCGCGAGTGGATGGCCGAGTACCACGGCGGTCTGAAGAAGTACAACGAGTACAAGAGCCAGGACGAGAAGAGCCTCCTGGAGACCACCGGCAAGGAGCTCCGCAAGCTCATGTCGTGGGTGAACGACGAGGCGTGA
- a CDS encoding ANTAR domain-containing protein produces the protein MPSAGHAALLVEVVELRAKSEQLARALTSRAVIDQARGMVMVLAPCSSERAWDLLVCVSQNCNIKLRDVATALVATTKDETLPEPIQRELRRALRRLHAADQGVTECAPVGRHREL, from the coding sequence GTGCCCTCGGCCGGCCATGCGGCCCTGCTGGTCGAGGTCGTCGAACTACGCGCCAAGAGCGAGCAGTTGGCGCGGGCGCTGACGTCCCGTGCGGTGATCGACCAGGCGCGCGGCATGGTGATGGTCCTGGCCCCGTGTTCCAGCGAGAGGGCGTGGGATCTGCTGGTGTGTGTGTCGCAGAACTGCAATATCAAGCTCCGGGACGTGGCTACGGCCCTGGTCGCCACGACGAAGGACGAGACGCTCCCGGAACCGATACAGCGGGAACTGCGCCGGGCGCTGCGGCGCCTTCATGCGGCGGACCAGGGGGTGACGGAGTGCGCGCCCGTCGGACGGCACCGGGAGCTGTGA
- a CDS encoding CsbD family protein, protein MSVGQTIKHKTQALKGLVTERIGRTTRNRRLQRQGRTDRVSGNLKQAGDKVKGAFRH, encoded by the coding sequence ATGAGCGTCGGACAGACGATCAAGCACAAGACGCAGGCACTCAAGGGCCTGGTCACCGAACGCATCGGCCGGACCACCCGCAACAGGCGACTCCAGCGGCAGGGCAGGACCGACCGAGTCTCCGGAAACCTGAAGCAGGCCGGCGACAAGGTCAAGGGTGCCTTCAGGCACTGA